The following proteins are co-located in the Chaetodon auriga isolate fChaAug3 chromosome 23, fChaAug3.hap1, whole genome shotgun sequence genome:
- the xkr6a gene encoding XK-related protein 6 produces MAAQSDGGKAGVGCGGGGFAQLYDVDAEEPLDSAAIHICQCCRTSACYWGCRSACLGSLLGGGQPAGGVGIRETHCPPREQLWLDCLWIILALLVFFWDVGTDLCLAMDYYQRQDYLWFGLTLFFVLVPSVLVQILSFRWFVQDYTGGGLGEVEGLTKRGAVALGCLYPGRDRLQLATIWLWQATIHILQLGQVWRYIRTLYLGIMSRRQKEHQRRWYWAMMFEYADVNMLRLLETFLESAPQLVLQLCIMIQENRAETLQCISSLGSLLSLAWVLASYHKLLRDSRDDQRSMSYRGALLHLFWRLFTISSRVLSLALFASLFHIYFGIFVVVHWCAMAFWVVHGGTDFCMSKWEEVLFNMVVGIVYIFCWFNVKEGRTRYRMVAYYTVVLAENSILTGLWYAYRDPVLTDSYAVPALCSVYLTFAGGVLVMLLYYGFLHPATTHLQPSPASSCCAQLLWGLPLPPSAPPTAPPTPAHMTKSQTEEDVAETCLPVFQVRSVLPTTKPEGPLIKIDMPRKRYPAWDAHYVDRRLRRTINILQYITPAAVGIRYRDGPLLYELLQYESSL; encoded by the exons ATGGCCGCGCAGTCGGACGGCGGCAAAGCCGGGGTCGGGTGCGGCGGGGGCGGTTTCGCCCAGCTGTACGATGTTGATGCCGAGGAGCCCCTGGACTCCGCCGCGATCCACATCTGTCAGTGCTGCCGCACCTCCGCTTGCTACTGGGGCTGCCGCTCAGCCTGCCTCGGCTCTCTGCTCGGCGGGGGCCAGCCTGCCGGAGGGGTCGGCATCCGGGAGACTCACTGCCCGCCCCGGGAGCAGCTGTGGCTGGACTGCCTCTGGATCATCCTCGCCCTCCTGGTCTTCTTCTGGGACGTTGGTACGGACCTGTGCCTGGCGATGGACTACTATCAAAGGCAGGACTACCTCTGGTTCGGCCTCACGCTCTTCTTCGTGCTGGTGCCGTCGGTGCTGGTCCAGATTCTAAGTTTCCGGTGGTTCGTTCAGGACTACACCGGCGGGGGGCTCGGGGAGGTGGAAGGGCTGACCAAGCGGGGCGCGGTGGCTCTGGGGTGCCTGTATCCCGGCAGGGACCGCCTGCAGCTGGCCACCATCTGGCTGTGGCAGGCCACCATTCACATCCTCCAGCTGGGACAAGTGTGGAG GTACATCAGGACCCTGTACCTGGGCATCATGTCGCGTCGGCAGAAGGAACACCAGCGGCGCTGGTACTGGGCCATGATGTTCGAGTATGCAGACGTCAACATGCTGCGGCTGCTGGAGACTTTCCTGGAGTCTGCACCTCAGCTggtcctgcagctctgcatcatGATCCAGGAGAACCGAGCTGAGACGCTGCAGT GCATCTCCTCGCTGGGCTCCCTCTTGTCTCTGGCCTGGGTTCTGGCCTCCTACCACAAACTGTTGCGAGATTCTCGTGACGACCAGCGCAGCATGAGCTATCGCGGGGCGCTGCTGCACCTTTTCTGGCGCCTCTTCACCATCTCATCCCGCGTCCTCTCGCTTGCCCTCTTTGCCTCCCTCTTCCACATCTACTTCGGCATCTTTGTCGTGGTCCACTGGTGCGCCATGGCCTTCTGGGTGGTGCATGGGGGTACCGACTTCTGCATGTCCAAGTGGGAAGAGGTGCTTTTCAACATGGTGGTTGGCATTGTCTACATCTTCTGCTGGTTTAATGTGAAGGAGGGTCGGACGCGCTACAGAATGGTGGCGTACTACACCGTGGTGTTGGCTGAGAACTCCATCCTCACTGGGCTGTG GTACGCCTACAGGGACCCAGTGTTGACCGACTCCTACGCTGTCCCAGCGCTGTGTAGCGTCTACTTGACGTTTGCCGGTGGTGTCCTGGTCATGCTGCTGTACTATGGATTCCTCCACCCTGCCACAACCCACCTGCAGCCAAGCCCCGCCTCGTCCTGCTGCGCCCAGCTGCTCTGGggcctccccctccccccgtCAGCCCCGCCCACTGCTCCACCCACGCCGGCCCACATGACCAAGTCACAGACGGAAGAGGACGTGGCCGAGACATGTCTTCCCGTCTTCCAGGTGAGGTCAGTGCTCCCCACCACCAAGCCCGAGGGCCCCCTTATAAAGATCGACATGCCCAGGAAGCGTTACCCAGCCTGGGACGCCCACTACGTAGACAGGCGCCTGCGGAGGACTATCAACATCCTGCAGTACATAACGCCGGCTGCTGTGGGCATCCGCTACCGTGACGGACCCCTGCTGTATGAACTGTTACAGTATGAGTcctcactctga